A stretch of DNA from Streptomyces gobiensis:
GCCACCATGGACACCCTGATCTCGGTCGGTACCACGGCCGCGCTGGGCTGGTCCGTATGGGCGCTGTTCTTCGGACATGCCGGAATGCCGGGAATGCGGCACGGCTTTGACTTCACCGCGTCCCGGGGCGACGCCTCCTCCATGATCTATCTGGAGGTTGCCGCCGGAGTGACCACCTTCATCCTGCTCGGTCGCTTCCTGGAGGCCCGCGCCAAGCGCAGCGCCGGCACCGCCCTGCGTGCTCTGCTGGAGCTGGGCGCCAAGGATGTGGCGGTGCTGCGCGCCGGACGCGAGGTGCGGATACCGGTCGGGCAGCTGTCGGTCGGTGACCACTTCGTGGTCCGGCCCGGTGAGAAGGTCGCCACGGACGGGACGGTGCGTGAAGGAGCGTCCGCCGTGGACGCCTCGATGCTCACCGGCGAATCCGTGCCGGTCGATGTGATGGTCGGCGACAGCGTCACCGGCGCGACCGTCAACGCGGGCGGGCGGCTGGTTGTCGAGGCGACCAGGGTCGGCTCGGACACCCAACTGGCGCGGATGGCAAAGCTCGTTGAGGACGCCCAGAGCGGAAAGGCCGCGGTACAGCGGCTCGCTGACCGGGTCGCCGCGGTCTTCGTGCCGATCGTGCTGCTGCTCTCGCTGGGCACAGTGGCGGCCTGGCTGTGGCTGACGGGCGACCCGAGCGCCGCCTTCACCGCCGCCGTGGCGGTGCTGATCATCGCCTGCCCCTGTGCCCTGGGGCTGGCGACGCCGACCGCGCTGATGGTGGGTACGGGCCGGGGAGCCCAGCTCGGCATCCTCATCAAGGGCCCCGAGGTGCTGGAGTCGACCCGCCGCGTGGACACCGTCGTACTGGACAAGACGGGGACCGTGACCACGGGCCGGATGGCATTGCGGGATGTCTTCACCGCCGACGGTGTGGCCGAGGACGAGCTGCTGCGCCTCGCGGGAGCTCTGGAGCACGCATCGGAGCATCCGATCGCCCAGGCCATCGCGGCCGGGGCCACCGAACGCGCCGGAAGCTTGCCGTTGGCGGAGAACTTTGAGAACGTCGCCGGGCTCGGTGTCCAGGGCGTCGTCGACGGCCACGCGGTCCTCGTCGGCCGGGAGAGGCTGCTGGCGGACTGGTCACTGGAGCTGCCGCCGGAGCTGGCCGCGGCCAAGAACGCCGCCGAGGCGGAGGGCCGTACGGCCGTGGCCGTCGCCTGGGACGGCCAGGCGCGCGGTGTGCTGACCGTGGCCGACACGGTGAAGGAGACCAGCGCGGAGGCCGTACGGGAGCTGCGCGCTCTCGGCCTGTCGCCGGTGCTGCTGACCGGCGACAACGAGGCGGTGGCCCAGGCGGTGGCCCGCGAGGTGAGTATCGACGAGGTCGTCGCCGAGGTCATGCCGGAGGACAAGGTCGCGGTGGTCAAGCGGCTGCAGTCCGAGGGCCGTACGGTCGCCATGGTCGGCGACGGCGTCAATGACGCGGCGGCGCTCGCTCAGGCGGATCTGGGGCTGGCGATGGGGACCGGTACGGACGCCGCGATCGAGGCGGGCGATCTGACTCTGGTACGCGGTGATCTGCGGGTGGCGCCGGACGCGATCCGGCTGTCGCGGCGGACCTTGAGCACCATCAAGGGCAATCTGGTGTGGGCCTTCGGCTACAACGTCGCGGCGCTGCCGCTCGCCGCCGCCGGGCTGCTCAATCCGATGATCGCGGGGGCCGCGATGGCCTTCTCCTCGGTCTTCGTCGTAACGAACAGCCTCCGGCTGCGCGGCTTTCGCTGAGGCCTGAACGCGAGGGCCTGAACGCACGAGAACGCCCCGTCGCGAGTCCCCCCACGGGCCCGTTGACGGGGCGTTCTCTTTCCCGGTCGGATTCCCCCCACGGGACCCGAGCCGGGGGCCTGCTGGCTGCGCGTACATACAGGGTGGCCGCTCAAAGCTCCCCGGCACATCAGCCCTTGCATGGCATCAGCTCCGCCGGGTGCGGATGCCACAAGGTGAGACCCACGACCCCTACGATCGGTTGTACACCCACCCCCTGTGACCTACATCACCAAGCCCCAGTGGGGACTCCCCTAACCCACCCCTTCCCAGAACTGGGGGCTGCCGCCCCCAGACCCCCACCCTGTTGTGGGCACTCGGTCCGCCCGAGGGGCGGAACGGGTGGGCACAACACCCGGCCACCGGCCCGCACCCGGCCACCCCCGGGGCCCCGGGGCAAAGCCCCGGTTCCCGGGAAGGGGCGGGAATGGGGAAACCACCCCCGGCACCCCGCAGCCGGGCGAAGCCCCGCCACGCGGCGCAGCCGCACACCGGCACAGCCGGGAAGAGGCGGGAATTGGGGGAACCCACCCCGGCACCCCGCACCCGGGGCGAAGCCCCGCCGCGCGGCGGAGCCGCATACCGGCACAGCCGGGGAGGGGCGGGCCAAGGGCGCGAGGGGGAAACGCGAGGGCCCCGGTTCGCCAGGAACCGGGGCCCTCAGCGCGGCAGCCAGCCGCTCAGCGCTGCTCAACCGGAACGTAGTCCCGCTGCACCACACCGGTGTAAATCTGCCGCGGGCGCCCGATCCGAGCCCCCGGCTCCTTGATCATCTCGTGCCACTGAGCGATCCACCCCGGCAGCCGCCCCAGCGCGAACAGCACCGTGAACATGCTGGTCGGGAAGCCCATCGCCCGGTAGATCAGCCCGGTGTAGAAATCGACGTTCGGGTAGAGGTTGCGCTCGACAAAGTACGAGTCGCTGAGCGCGTGCTCCTCCAGCCGCAGGGCGATGTCCAGCAGCTCGTCGGACTTGCCGAGCGCGGAGAGGACATCGTGCGCCGCCGCCTTGATGATCTTCGCCCGAGGGTCGAAGCTCTTGTAGACGCGGTGCCCGAAGCCCATCAGGCGGACACCTTCCTCCTTGTTCTTCACCTTGCGGATGAAGCTGTCGACATCGCCGCCATCACGCTTGATGCTCTCCAGCATCTCCAGCACAGCCTGGTTGGCGCCGCCGTGCAGCGGACCCCAGAGGGCGCTGATGCCCGCGGAGATCGAGGCGAACATATTCGCCTGGGAGGAGCCGACGAGCCGCACGGTGGAGGTCGAGCAGTTCTGCTCGTGGTCCGCGTGCAGGATCAGCAGCTTCTCCAGCGCGCTGACCACGACCGGGTCCAGCTGGAACTCCTCGGCGGGCACCGAGAAGGTCATCCGCAGGAAGTTCTCCACATAGCCCAGGTCATTGCGCGGGTAGACCACCGGGTGGCCGATGGCCTTCTTGTAGGCATAGGCCGCGATCGTCGGCAGCTTGGCGAGCAGCCGGATCGTGGAGAGGTCGCGCTGCTCCTCATCGAAGGGGTTGTGGCTGTCCTGGTAGAACGTCGACAGTGCGCTGACCACGGAGGACAGCATCGCCATCGGGTGTGCGTCCCGGGGGAAACCGTCGTAGAAACGCTTGACATCCTCGTGCAGGAGGGTGTGCTGGCTGATCTTGTTACGG
This window harbors:
- a CDS encoding heavy metal translocating P-type ATPase; the encoded protein is MYGAASTGTPAAAPPLARTAEVELSIGGMTCASCAARIEKKLNRMDGVSATVNYATEKAKVAYGSGVTVDDLIATVENTGYTAEPPPPQETPPDADTTPSGEADEIALPRQRFLVSLVLSVPVILLAMIPSLQFDNWQWLSLTLAAPVVVWGGLPFHRAAWANARHGAATMDTLISVGTTAALGWSVWALFFGHAGMPGMRHGFDFTASRGDASSMIYLEVAAGVTTFILLGRFLEARAKRSAGTALRALLELGAKDVAVLRAGREVRIPVGQLSVGDHFVVRPGEKVATDGTVREGASAVDASMLTGESVPVDVMVGDSVTGATVNAGGRLVVEATRVGSDTQLARMAKLVEDAQSGKAAVQRLADRVAAVFVPIVLLLSLGTVAAWLWLTGDPSAAFTAAVAVLIIACPCALGLATPTALMVGTGRGAQLGILIKGPEVLESTRRVDTVVLDKTGTVTTGRMALRDVFTADGVAEDELLRLAGALEHASEHPIAQAIAAGATERAGSLPLAENFENVAGLGVQGVVDGHAVLVGRERLLADWSLELPPELAAAKNAAEAEGRTAVAVAWDGQARGVLTVADTVKETSAEAVRELRALGLSPVLLTGDNEAVAQAVAREVSIDEVVAEVMPEDKVAVVKRLQSEGRTVAMVGDGVNDAAALAQADLGLAMGTGTDAAIEAGDLTLVRGDLRVAPDAIRLSRRTLSTIKGNLVWAFGYNVAALPLAAAGLLNPMIAGAAMAFSSVFVVTNSLRLRGFR
- a CDS encoding citrate synthase: MSEHRASDDAVVLRYGDGEYSYPVVDSTVGDRGFDIGKLRAQTGLVTLDTGYGNTAGVKSSITYLDGEQGILRYRGYPIEQLAERGTFLETAYLLINGELPTVDELVGFRNKISQHTLLHEDVKRFYDGFPRDAHPMAMLSSVVSALSTFYQDSHNPFDEEQRDLSTIRLLAKLPTIAAYAYKKAIGHPVVYPRNDLGYVENFLRMTFSVPAEEFQLDPVVVSALEKLLILHADHEQNCSTSTVRLVGSSQANMFASISAGISALWGPLHGGANQAVLEMLESIKRDGGDVDSFIRKVKNKEEGVRLMGFGHRVYKSFDPRAKIIKAAAHDVLSALGKSDELLDIALRLEEHALSDSYFVERNLYPNVDFYTGLIYRAMGFPTSMFTVLFALGRLPGWIAQWHEMIKEPGARIGRPRQIYTGVVQRDYVPVEQR